One window of Mesorhizobium sp. WSM4904 genomic DNA carries:
- a CDS encoding VOC family protein translates to MPVDDPFKHAVLGSGVFYQNPRTALVWLQAAFGFEPSMLVSDTDGRLVHAEMRFGDGYIIVDSEWAEHIASPASVGGRNTQSVYIRLQEDLDAHCEKARAAGAEILEEPTDHFYGERQYRARDPEGHIWTFTQTMRVVPKEEAERLSGLRIEGWHR, encoded by the coding sequence ATGCCGGTCGACGATCCGTTCAAGCATGCCGTCCTCGGTTCCGGCGTCTTCTATCAAAATCCACGTACGGCTCTGGTCTGGCTTCAGGCGGCGTTCGGCTTCGAGCCGAGCATGCTGGTCAGCGATACGGATGGACGGCTCGTCCATGCCGAAATGCGGTTTGGCGATGGCTACATCATCGTCGATTCCGAATGGGCCGAGCATATTGCCAGCCCGGCTTCGGTCGGCGGCAGGAACACCCAGTCGGTTTACATCCGCTTGCAGGAAGACCTCGACGCCCATTGCGAGAAGGCGCGCGCGGCGGGGGCGGAAATTCTCGAAGAACCCACCGACCATTTCTATGGCGAGCGGCAATACCGTGCCCGCGATCCCGAAGGGCATATATGGACCTTCACGCAAACCATGCGGGTGGTGCCCAAAGAGGAGGCCGAGCGGCTGAGCGGTCTGCGGATCGAGGG
- a CDS encoding hemolysin family protein, which produces MNDKPETAARPDAGSAAKPSEKSEEGSSPSIPTGSAAAEPSHAGPSLFDRVLGLFRHRNGTNLREEIADALAETASDAESFSPGERAMLNNILRLREVRVEDVMVPRADIEAVEITTSLGDLLGLFEQSGHSRMPVYSETLDDPRGMVHIRDVLAHITKVARVKKGRANRKTQAPTVLDLAQVDLARTIGDLDLIRPVLFVPPSMLASDLMGRMQTTRTQMALVIDEYGGTDGLASLEDIVEMVVGDIEDEHDDDEPMITQAGDGVFVVDGKAEIDEVAKMIGEDFAAGEHGEYVDTIGGMIFNTLGRVPARGEVVQAIPGFEFHVLDADPRRVKRVRIVQSPKGERQRRRAARTEQA; this is translated from the coding sequence ATGAACGACAAACCAGAAACTGCCGCCCGTCCGGACGCCGGCAGTGCGGCCAAGCCTTCCGAAAAGTCGGAAGAAGGCTCCAGTCCGAGTATTCCGACCGGCAGCGCGGCCGCTGAGCCTTCGCATGCCGGTCCTTCGCTCTTCGATCGCGTGCTCGGCCTGTTCCGGCACCGCAACGGCACCAACCTGCGCGAGGAGATCGCCGACGCGCTGGCCGAGACGGCGAGCGATGCCGAATCCTTCTCGCCCGGCGAACGCGCCATGCTCAACAACATCCTGCGCCTGCGCGAGGTGCGCGTCGAGGATGTGATGGTGCCGCGCGCCGACATCGAGGCGGTCGAGATCACCACCTCGCTCGGCGATCTGCTCGGCCTCTTCGAGCAATCCGGCCATTCCCGCATGCCGGTCTATTCCGAAACGCTCGACGATCCGCGCGGCATGGTCCACATCCGCGACGTTCTTGCCCACATCACCAAGGTCGCCCGCGTCAAGAAGGGCCGCGCCAACAGGAAGACCCAGGCGCCGACCGTTCTCGATCTCGCCCAGGTCGACCTTGCGCGCACCATCGGCGATCTCGACCTGATCCGACCGGTGCTGTTCGTGCCGCCCTCCATGCTTGCTTCCGACCTGATGGGGCGCATGCAGACGACGCGCACCCAGATGGCGCTCGTCATCGACGAATATGGCGGCACCGACGGCCTCGCCTCGCTGGAGGACATCGTCGAGATGGTGGTCGGCGACATCGAGGACGAGCACGATGACGACGAGCCGATGATCACCCAGGCCGGCGACGGCGTCTTCGTGGTCGACGGCAAGGCCGAGATCGACGAGGTCGCCAAGATGATCGGCGAGGATTTCGCCGCCGGCGAGCATGGCGAATATGTCGACACCATCGGCGGCATGATCTTCAACACGCTCGGCCGCGTCCCGGCCAGGGGCGAAGTGGTGCAGGCCATACCGGGCTTCGAATTCCACGTGCTCGACGCCGATCCGCGCCGCGTCAAGCGTGTGCGCATCGTTCAGAGCCCGAAGGGCGAACGGCAGCGCCGCCGCGCTGCGCGCACCGAGCAGGCCTGA
- the ybeY gene encoding rRNA maturation RNase YbeY encodes MAENPESSGGTPVDIDIFVEAGDWPAEAELTRLVDRAVAAAFTETGASGASELSIVFSDDAHIQTLNAEWRGKDKPTNVLSFPAFSFPKGGPLPPMLGDIVLASEMVAREAGLEDKPLANHITHLVIHGLLHLLGYDHETDAEAEEMEAIERAALARLAIPDPYA; translated from the coding sequence ATGGCTGAAAATCCGGAATCCAGCGGCGGGACGCCGGTCGACATCGATATTTTCGTCGAGGCCGGCGATTGGCCCGCGGAGGCCGAGCTGACGCGCCTCGTCGACCGCGCCGTCGCGGCCGCCTTTACCGAAACCGGCGCAAGCGGCGCCTCCGAGCTCAGCATCGTTTTTTCCGACGACGCCCATATCCAGACCCTCAATGCCGAGTGGCGCGGCAAGGACAAGCCGACCAACGTCTTGTCTTTCCCGGCTTTTTCCTTCCCGAAAGGCGGTCCGCTGCCGCCGATGCTGGGCGACATCGTGCTGGCCTCCGAGATGGTCGCGCGCGAGGCTGGACTGGAAGACAAGCCGCTGGCGAACCATATCACCCATCTCGTCATTCATGGCCTGCTGCATCTTCTGGGCTATGATCACGAGACCGATGCCGAGGCCGAGGAGATGGAAGCGATCGAGCGCGCGGCGCTCGCGAGGCTTGCCATTCCCGATCCCTACGCGTAA
- a CDS encoding PhoH family protein, with protein MAHIVLTFDNNKLASALYGQFDENLARLEQKLGVDIRSRGNQLAIKGSASAAEQARRALDTLYGILQKGADIGQSDVDGAVRMAIAADDQLTLPTMERKGKVSAAQIATRKRTIYARSLNQDAYMRALERSEMVFGIGPAGTGKTYLAVAHAAMLLERGMVERIVLSRPAVEAGERLGFLPGDMKEKVDPYLRPLYDALYDMMPADKVERAIAAEVIEIAPLAFMRGRTLAHAAVILDEAQNTTPMQMKMFLTRLGENSRMIVTGDPTQIDLPPNTKSGLVEALRILDGVPGIVTVRFNEGDVVRHPLVAEIVKAYDRDGKLARGLGAEN; from the coding sequence ATGGCGCACATCGTACTGACCTTCGACAACAACAAGCTTGCCAGCGCCCTTTACGGCCAGTTCGACGAGAACCTGGCCCGGCTCGAGCAGAAGCTCGGCGTCGACATCCGCTCGCGCGGCAACCAGCTTGCGATCAAGGGGTCGGCTTCGGCGGCCGAGCAGGCGCGCCGCGCGCTGGACACGCTCTACGGCATTCTCCAGAAGGGCGCCGACATCGGCCAGTCCGACGTCGACGGCGCCGTGCGCATGGCGATCGCCGCCGACGACCAGCTGACGCTGCCGACCATGGAGCGCAAGGGCAAGGTTTCGGCCGCCCAGATCGCGACGCGCAAGCGCACGATCTATGCCCGTTCGCTCAACCAGGACGCCTATATGCGCGCGCTGGAGCGGTCCGAAATGGTCTTCGGCATCGGCCCGGCCGGCACCGGCAAGACCTATCTGGCGGTGGCTCATGCGGCGATGCTCCTGGAGCGCGGCATGGTCGAGCGCATCGTGCTGTCGCGCCCGGCCGTCGAGGCCGGCGAGCGGCTGGGCTTCCTGCCCGGCGACATGAAGGAGAAGGTCGATCCTTATCTGCGGCCCCTCTATGACGCGCTCTACGACATGATGCCGGCCGACAAGGTCGAGCGCGCGATCGCCGCCGAGGTCATCGAGATCGCGCCGCTTGCCTTCATGCGCGGCCGCACGCTGGCGCATGCCGCGGTGATCCTCGACGAAGCGCAGAACACCACGCCGATGCAGATGAAGATGTTCCTGACGCGCCTCGGCGAGAACTCGCGCATGATCGTCACCGGCGATCCGACCCAGATCGACCTGCCGCCCAACACCAAGTCGGGCCTGGTCGAGGCGCTGCGCATCCTCGACGGCGTGCCGGGCATCGTCACGGTCCGCTTCAACGAGGGCGATGTCGTGCGGCATCCGCTGGTTGCCGAGATCGTCAAGGCCTATGACCGCGACGGCAAGCTGGCCAGGGGCCTCGGCGCCGAGAACTGA
- the miaB gene encoding tRNA (N6-isopentenyl adenosine(37)-C2)-methylthiotransferase MiaB, translated as MNVYDSQRMTDALAADGYVATDVVDDADLVLLNTCHIREKAAEKVYSELGRIRDMKAVRAEAGRELLIGVAGCVAQAEGAEIIRRAPAVDLVIGPQTYHRLPDVLARVRGGQKIVETDYAIEDKFEHLPQPKRAEVARRGVTAFLTVQEGCDKFCTFCVVPYTRGSEVSRPVAQIVAEAERLAEAGVREVTLLGQNVNAWHGEGGSGKEWGLGRLLFRLAEIPGLARLRYTTSHPRDMDDELIAAHRDLPALMPYLHLPVQSGSDRILKAMNRRHTARDYLNLIERIRAARGDIAMSGDFIVGFPGETDKDFEATLELVRQVNYASAFTFKYSPRPGTPGAEMDGHVSEAVKDERLQRLQALINEQQKDFIAGMVGRTVSTLIEKPGRRPHQKVGRSPWLQPVIVDDKAGGIGDIIDVRITKTGQNSLFAELA; from the coding sequence ATGAATGTCTACGATTCCCAGCGCATGACCGATGCGCTGGCCGCCGACGGCTATGTCGCGACTGATGTCGTCGACGACGCCGATCTGGTGCTGCTCAACACCTGCCATATCCGCGAGAAGGCGGCGGAAAAAGTCTATTCCGAGCTTGGCCGGATCCGCGACATGAAGGCCGTGCGCGCCGAGGCCGGGCGCGAGCTGCTGATCGGCGTCGCCGGCTGCGTGGCGCAGGCCGAGGGCGCGGAGATCATCCGCCGCGCGCCGGCGGTCGATCTCGTCATCGGCCCGCAGACCTATCACCGTCTGCCCGACGTGCTGGCCAGGGTCCGGGGCGGGCAGAAGATCGTCGAGACCGACTACGCCATCGAGGACAAGTTCGAGCATTTGCCGCAGCCGAAGCGCGCCGAGGTGGCCAGGCGCGGCGTCACCGCCTTCCTCACCGTCCAGGAAGGCTGCGACAAGTTCTGCACCTTCTGTGTCGTGCCCTATACGCGCGGCTCGGAAGTCTCGCGGCCGGTTGCCCAGATCGTCGCCGAGGCCGAGCGCCTGGCCGAGGCCGGCGTGCGCGAGGTGACGCTGCTCGGGCAGAATGTCAACGCCTGGCACGGCGAGGGCGGGAGCGGCAAGGAATGGGGTCTCGGCCGCCTGCTTTTCCGCCTGGCGGAAATCCCCGGCCTGGCGCGGCTGCGCTACACCACCAGCCATCCGCGCGACATGGACGATGAATTGATCGCCGCGCACCGTGACCTGCCGGCATTGATGCCCTATCTGCATTTACCAGTGCAGTCGGGCTCCGACCGGATACTGAAGGCGATGAACCGCAGGCACACGGCACGCGACTATCTGAACCTCATCGAGCGCATCCGCGCCGCGCGCGGCGATATCGCCATGTCGGGCGACTTCATCGTCGGCTTCCCCGGCGAGACGGACAAGGATTTCGAGGCGACTCTCGAGCTGGTGCGACAGGTGAATTACGCTTCGGCCTTCACGTTCAAATATTCGCCGCGTCCCGGCACTCCGGGCGCCGAGATGGACGGCCATGTCTCGGAAGCCGTGAAGGACGAGCGGCTGCAGCGCCTGCAGGCGCTGATCAACGAGCAGCAGAAGGATTTCATCGCCGGCATGGTCGGCCGCACGGTCAGCACGCTGATCGAGAAGCCGGGCCGCCGTCCCCACCAGAAAGTCGGCAGATCGCCATGGCTGCAGCCGGTTATTGTTGACGACAAGGCCGGCGGAATCGGTGACATTATTGACGTACGAATCACGAAGACAGGTCAAAACAGCCTGTTCGCCGAGTTGGCCTGA
- a CDS encoding lysophospholipid acyltransferase family protein — MIKRLRIFMSFGLVAAGTLVMVPLQLLSMKTGLWPETVVLKIWHGMILKALGMRVHVKGALAKQRPLLIAANHISWTDIMVLGSFVDVKFIARADMEGWPMIGMLSKLQRTVFIERERKRTSGDQASEIARRMAKGDAMVLFAEGSTGDGNLVLPFKSTLFGAASMAISEGAAEQVFIQPVAIAYTRVHGVPMGRRHRPMAAWIGDQDLMPHLKVLLAEGAVDAEVHFGDPVPFAKGSNRKETARLMEAKVREMMQAALADPRPSRQRIA, encoded by the coding sequence ATGATCAAGAGATTGCGGATTTTCATGTCGTTCGGCCTCGTCGCCGCCGGCACGCTGGTGATGGTGCCGCTGCAGCTCCTGTCGATGAAGACCGGGCTCTGGCCGGAGACGGTCGTCCTGAAAATCTGGCACGGTATGATCCTCAAGGCGCTCGGCATGCGCGTGCACGTTAAGGGCGCACTGGCCAAGCAGCGCCCCCTGCTCATCGCGGCCAATCACATCTCCTGGACCGACATCATGGTGCTCGGCTCCTTTGTCGATGTGAAGTTCATCGCCCGGGCCGATATGGAAGGCTGGCCGATGATCGGCATGCTGTCCAAGCTGCAGCGCACCGTCTTCATCGAGCGCGAGCGCAAGCGCACCTCCGGCGACCAGGCGAGCGAGATCGCCAGGCGCATGGCCAAGGGCGATGCCATGGTGCTGTTCGCCGAGGGCTCGACCGGTGACGGCAATCTGGTGCTGCCGTTCAAGAGCACTTTGTTCGGCGCGGCATCGATGGCGATTTCCGAAGGGGCCGCGGAGCAGGTGTTCATCCAGCCGGTGGCGATCGCCTACACGCGCGTGCACGGCGTGCCGATGGGCCGCCGCCATCGGCCGATGGCCGCATGGATCGGCGACCAGGATCTGATGCCGCATCTGAAGGTCCTGCTTGCCGAAGGCGCGGTCGATGCCGAGGTGCATTTCGGCGATCCGGTGCCGTTCGCCAAGGGCTCGAACCGCAAGGAAACGGCAAGATTGATGGAAGCCAAGGTGCGCGAGATGATGCAGGCCGCACTCGCCGATCCGCGTCCCAGTCGTCAGCGCATAGCCTGA
- the rimI gene encoding ribosomal protein S18-alanine N-acetyltransferase, translated as MRIPFLQPRRRDYALEPLTVADSAAVSVLHREDFVRPWTDGEFAALLEQDAVFGYAARETGQGSKPPVGFVLARLAAGEGEILTVAVARAHRRQGLGWQLMDAVLRELHAQRAEALFLEVDETNQPAIALYRRLGFRQVGQRPNYYRSTEHGPTGALVMRRDLR; from the coding sequence ATGCGCATACCTTTCCTTCAACCGCGCCGCAGGGACTATGCGCTGGAGCCGCTGACGGTTGCCGACAGCGCCGCCGTTTCGGTGTTGCATCGCGAGGATTTTGTCCGGCCCTGGACGGACGGCGAATTCGCGGCGCTGCTCGAACAGGACGCCGTGTTCGGTTACGCAGCGCGCGAGACAGGACAGGGATCGAAGCCTCCGGTCGGTTTCGTTCTGGCGCGTCTGGCGGCGGGCGAGGGCGAGATCCTGACGGTTGCTGTGGCCCGCGCGCATCGCCGCCAGGGGCTCGGCTGGCAATTGATGGATGCGGTGCTGCGCGAACTGCACGCGCAGCGCGCCGAGGCGCTTTTCCTCGAAGTCGACGAGACCAATCAGCCGGCGATCGCGCTCTACCGCAGGCTCGGCTTCCGCCAGGTCGGCCAGCGTCCGAACTACTACCGGTCGACCGAGCACGGCCCGACGGGCGCGCTTGTCATGCGCCGCGATCTTCGCTAG
- the tsaB gene encoding tRNA (adenosine(37)-N6)-threonylcarbamoyltransferase complex dimerization subunit type 1 TsaB: MKLLAIDCAASLCAACVYDAGAATELGRKVLDLGKEHAEHLMAVVEAALKAGGIGYQELGAVAVSIGPGSFTGLRVGVSTARGLALALKIPAIGVTTLEALAAETENAFPGRDVLAALDAGREEIHAALFDKALVLTYGPAVVTLSEATAMAVNASAILAGTAAPQIAAAAGNSFDVGPVSATADIATYARLAAAKGPGEKPKPLYLRGADAKPQAGFILPRQDRRDRGPRGKQS; the protein is encoded by the coding sequence ATGAAATTGCTTGCCATCGACTGCGCCGCCAGTCTCTGTGCCGCCTGCGTCTACGACGCGGGTGCGGCCACTGAACTTGGCCGCAAGGTGCTCGACCTCGGCAAGGAGCACGCCGAGCATCTGATGGCCGTCGTCGAGGCCGCCTTGAAGGCCGGCGGGATCGGCTATCAGGAGCTGGGCGCCGTTGCCGTCTCGATCGGCCCTGGTTCCTTCACCGGCCTGCGCGTCGGCGTCTCCACCGCGCGCGGTCTGGCTTTGGCCTTGAAGATCCCGGCCATCGGCGTGACGACCCTGGAAGCGCTGGCGGCGGAGACAGAGAATGCCTTTCCAGGCCGCGACGTACTTGCCGCGCTCGACGCCGGCCGCGAGGAGATCCACGCGGCTCTTTTCGACAAAGCGTTAGTCTTGACTTACGGTCCTGCGGTGGTCACGCTTTCCGAAGCGACCGCAATGGCGGTCAACGCGTCCGCGATCCTGGCCGGCACCGCCGCGCCGCAGATTGCCGCGGCCGCCGGAAACAGCTTCGACGTCGGGCCGGTTTCCGCAACGGCGGACATCGCGACCTATGCCCGGCTGGCCGCCGCCAAGGGGCCAGGCGAAAAGCCGAAGCCGCTCTATCTGCGCGGCGCCGACGCCAAGCCGCAGGCCGGGTTCATATTGCCAAGACAAGACCGAAGAGATCGCGGTCCGAGGGGAAAACAGTCCTGA
- a CDS encoding DUF1513 domain-containing protein, translating to MKTALIDRRDFLKAAGASFAAAMAPRAWADTLAADAIFATAFVRRDGGFGAAVLSEAGKILRTLDLPDRGHDVTFDPVSKRSVVFARQPGTFAVVFDHAGREKPLTIASIAGRHFFGHGVFSPDGALLYATENDFDDAAGVVGVYDARAKFDRIGEFPTYGMGPHELLLLGDGRTLAIANGGIETHPDYGRAELNIATMKPSYTLVDRVTGDLIEKHELPPALHQLSIRHMDRDQAGTVWFGCQYRGPATDSPALVGRAVRGKELELLEMPQDVLSGLRNYIGSVAANPVAGTVAVTSPEGNSLAIIDAASGRVVATRSLVEVCGLAPDRAGFMATTGAGEIVGGAGAARSEPDYVWDNHMLRITGAA from the coding sequence TTGAAAACCGCGCTCATCGATCGCCGCGATTTCCTGAAGGCTGCCGGCGCGAGCTTCGCCGCCGCCATGGCGCCGCGCGCCTGGGCGGACACGCTGGCAGCGGACGCGATCTTCGCCACCGCCTTCGTCAGGCGCGACGGCGGCTTCGGCGCCGCCGTGCTCTCCGAGGCCGGCAAGATCCTGCGCACCCTCGATCTGCCCGACCGCGGCCATGACGTCACCTTCGATCCCGTGTCGAAGCGTTCGGTCGTCTTTGCCCGCCAGCCCGGCACCTTCGCCGTCGTCTTCGACCATGCCGGTCGCGAGAAGCCATTGACCATCGCCAGCATCGCCGGCCGGCATTTCTTCGGCCACGGCGTGTTCTCTCCCGACGGCGCGCTGCTCTATGCGACCGAGAACGATTTTGATGACGCCGCGGGCGTCGTCGGCGTTTATGACGCGCGGGCAAAATTCGATCGTATCGGCGAGTTCCCGACCTACGGCATGGGGCCGCATGAACTGCTTTTGCTTGGCGATGGCCGCACACTCGCCATCGCCAATGGCGGCATCGAAACCCATCCGGACTATGGTCGCGCCGAGCTGAACATCGCGACGATGAAGCCTTCCTACACGCTGGTCGACCGCGTCACCGGCGACCTGATCGAAAAGCATGAGCTGCCGCCGGCGCTGCACCAGCTCTCGATCCGCCACATGGACCGCGACCAGGCCGGCACCGTCTGGTTCGGCTGCCAGTATCGCGGACCGGCCACCGACAGTCCGGCTCTGGTCGGGCGCGCCGTGCGCGGCAAGGAACTCGAATTGCTGGAGATGCCGCAGGACGTGCTCTCCGGCCTCCGCAACTATATCGGCTCCGTAGCCGCCAATCCCGTCGCCGGCACGGTCGCCGTCACCTCGCCGGAAGGGAACTCGCTGGCGATCATTGATGCCGCCAGCGGGCGCGTTGTCGCGACCAGATCGCTTGTCGAAGTCTGCGGCCTGGCTCCCGATCGCGCCGGCTTCATGGCAACGACGGGCGCCGGTGAGATCGTCGGCGGCGCCGGTGCCGCGCGCTCCGAGCCCGACTACGTCTGGGACAACCACATGCTGCGCATCACGGGCGCTGCCTGA
- a CDS encoding imelysin family protein yields MSKRLAAALVLPLFLAAALPASAAVKASDVIGRAIDGFVRPAYARLDDHAASLTKAMHQLCDAPSRQNLDAARADFSATVEAWSVAEIIAFGPVKENNRLERMLYWPDRKSIGLRQMQATLAAKDPSATDPAQLADKSVAMQGLGALEYVLFGDGAETLAGKDEPYRCAYGSAVAGNIEAIAGETRDAWDKPEGFASLWANPGPKNPLYRDGTEAVTELVGVFINELDMIRDVRLKGFLGARPDADKPKQAIYWRSQNTTNSLAGNLSGIDQLFQASELGDALPADARWMAESIHIQLTNGVATAKSVAGPIDKALADPALRAKLEHFALITSSLSTLIGTRMTAEFGLTAGFSSLDGD; encoded by the coding sequence ATGTCGAAACGCCTGGCCGCCGCGCTTGTCCTTCCGCTCTTTCTTGCCGCTGCCTTGCCGGCCTCGGCCGCGGTCAAGGCCTCCGACGTCATCGGGCGCGCGATCGACGGCTTCGTCCGCCCTGCCTATGCCAGGCTTGACGATCATGCCGCGAGCCTGACCAAGGCGATGCACCAGCTTTGCGATGCTCCATCCCGGCAAAATCTGGATGCGGCGCGCGCGGACTTTTCCGCCACGGTCGAAGCCTGGTCGGTGGCCGAGATCATTGCCTTCGGACCGGTCAAGGAGAACAACCGGCTGGAGCGCATGCTCTACTGGCCGGACCGCAAGAGCATCGGCTTGAGGCAGATGCAGGCGACGCTCGCCGCCAAGGATCCCTCCGCCACCGATCCGGCGCAGCTTGCCGATAAGAGCGTCGCCATGCAGGGGCTCGGCGCGCTCGAATATGTGCTGTTCGGCGATGGCGCCGAAACGCTTGCCGGCAAGGACGAGCCCTATCGATGCGCGTATGGGTCTGCGGTGGCCGGCAACATCGAGGCGATCGCCGGCGAGACCCGCGACGCCTGGGACAAGCCTGAAGGCTTTGCCTCGCTCTGGGCCAATCCGGGGCCGAAGAACCCGCTCTATCGCGACGGCACCGAAGCGGTGACGGAACTGGTCGGCGTCTTCATCAACGAGCTGGACATGATCCGCGACGTGCGGCTCAAAGGCTTCCTCGGCGCGAGGCCGGACGCCGACAAGCCGAAGCAGGCGATCTATTGGCGCTCGCAGAACACGACGAATTCACTGGCCGGGAACCTGTCCGGCATCGACCAGCTGTTCCAGGCCTCGGAACTTGGCGATGCGCTGCCCGCCGATGCGCGGTGGATGGCAGAGTCCATCCATATCCAGCTTACCAATGGCGTGGCGACGGCGAAGTCCGTCGCCGGCCCGATCGACAAGGCGCTCGCCGATCCGGCATTGCGCGCCAAGCTCGAGCACTTCGCCCTGATCACCTCCAGCCTCTCGACCCTGATCGGCACCAGGATGACCGCCGAGTTCGGCCTGACCGCCGGCTTTTCGTCGCTTGACGGGGATTAA